The proteins below are encoded in one region of Enhydrobacter sp.:
- a CDS encoding universal stress protein — translation MAYKTILVHCDAGKTSAARIGVALDLAARFGAHVIGAYVRPRFEAPIFSDGSLAVDALYQNYDASVKSDEAAAATLFRNGAAGKSVPTEWRTADGYADEALARLAHGADLVVVGQRERETSTMGAQPDLPERLALASERPVLVVPYIGVSAAPGRRVLLCWNGRREAGRAATGALPLLEKAETVSVLTIAASGSGEEGDSAATSEFMGWLARHGVKAVRQHDTADDSDIGDIILSRAADGSADLIVMGLYGHSRTREMVMGGASRTVLGSMTVPVLMAH, via the coding sequence ATGGCATACAAGACTATTCTGGTGCATTGCGACGCGGGCAAGACATCCGCCGCCCGGATCGGCGTGGCGCTCGATCTCGCGGCGCGTTTCGGCGCCCATGTGATCGGCGCCTATGTGCGGCCGCGCTTCGAGGCGCCGATCTTCAGCGATGGCAGCCTCGCCGTGGACGCGCTCTACCAAAACTACGACGCGTCGGTGAAATCCGACGAGGCGGCGGCGGCAACGCTGTTCAGGAACGGCGCGGCCGGCAAGAGCGTGCCGACCGAATGGCGGACGGCCGATGGCTATGCAGACGAGGCCCTTGCCCGGCTGGCGCACGGCGCCGACCTGGTGGTGGTCGGCCAGCGCGAGCGCGAAACCTCTACCATGGGAGCGCAACCCGACCTGCCGGAGCGGCTGGCGCTGGCGAGCGAGCGGCCGGTGCTGGTCGTGCCGTATATCGGCGTCAGCGCCGCGCCGGGCAGGAGAGTGCTGCTGTGCTGGAACGGCCGGCGCGAGGCGGGCCGGGCCGCCACGGGCGCTCTGCCGCTCCTCGAGAAGGCGGAGACCGTCTCTGTCCTCACCATCGCCGCATCCGGGAGCGGGGAGGAGGGCGACAGCGCCGCGACATCGGAGTTCATGGGCTGGCTTGCGCGCCACGGGGTGAAGGCCGTGCGCCAGCACGACACCGCCGACGACTCGGACATCGGCGACATCATCCTGTCGCGCGCGGCGGACGGCTCGGCCGATCTGATCGTCATGGGCCTCTACGGCCACTCGCGCACGCGCGAGATGGTGATGGGCGGCGCCAGCCGCACCGTGCTGGGCAGCATGACCGTGCCGGTGCTGATGGCGCATTGA
- a CDS encoding tetratricopeptide repeat protein: protein MRSTLFSGMALLALVFSASAYAAGGGGGGMDNPPAPVKDPNFTRAKAMIEAKDYRGAMPLLQQVVAKDPKNADAYTLMGYATRKSGDPNGSLQYYNQALSIDPKHIGAHEYIGEAYLMLDRPAEAEQQLARLDSICVFGCTEYRMLKAAIASYKAGKKPTN from the coding sequence ATGCGTTCGACCCTGTTCTCCGGCATGGCGTTGCTGGCCCTGGTGTTTTCGGCGTCGGCTTATGCGGCAGGCGGCGGGGGCGGCGGCATGGACAACCCGCCCGCCCCCGTCAAGGATCCGAACTTCACGCGCGCCAAGGCCATGATCGAGGCCAAGGACTACCGGGGCGCCATGCCGCTTCTGCAGCAGGTCGTGGCCAAGGATCCGAAGAACGCCGACGCCTACACCCTCATGGGCTACGCCACGCGCAAGTCGGGCGATCCCAACGGCTCGCTGCAATACTACAACCAGGCGCTGTCGATCGATCCCAAGCACATCGGAGCGCATGAATATATCGGCGAGGCCTACCTGATGCTCGACCGGCCGGCCGAGGCCGAGCAGCAACTGGCGCGCCTCGATTCGATCTGCGTCTTCGGCTGCACCGAGTACCGCATGCTCAAGGCCGCGATCGCGAGCTACAAGGCCGGCAAGAAGCCGACGAACTAG
- a CDS encoding adenylate/guanylate cyclase domain-containing protein, with the protein MVGRLRLWSGYVLLAYVTTHLLNHALGLISLRVIEAGRVWFVFVWQGLLGQTVLYGALLLHIALAFWALFRRRTLKLSLWEWAQLCLGASIIPFGTLHVVGTRIAHDYFGVQSGYPWVLGSLVAGTWLGVVRQFGLVFVVWIHACIGIHFAWRLRPWYRTALPYLYAIALLVPAAGLGGAAIALRDFAELAQQPGFLRNVFEQAHAPDAHGVAALYAISNTLVAVATVLLLACLAARPLRDLWERRAGVVVLFYGDRRTVSAPTGLSILEMSRIAGIPHASVCGGRGRCSTCRVRVGGPDRHLLPPASTEEQKVLARVGAPENVRLACQLRPLPGRYRITPLLPASAGPRDAYRRQSQAHGGERYVAILFADIRGFTSISEGRLPYDVVFLLNRYFRATGQAVQAAGGRLDKFIGDGVMAIFGLDAEPQAACRGALDGARRMALALDDLNEALAGDLDQPLRIGIGLHAGPAIVGEMGFERTSSLTAIGDTVNTASRLETLTKDFGVELVVSQDLLDRAGVDLSGAARHDVEIRGRQGRLAVRALPRASDLTSLSS; encoded by the coding sequence ATGGTCGGACGGCTGCGCCTCTGGTCGGGCTACGTCCTCCTCGCCTACGTCACGACGCATCTGCTCAATCACGCGCTTGGCCTGATCTCGCTGCGCGTGATCGAGGCCGGGCGGGTCTGGTTCGTCTTCGTCTGGCAAGGCCTGCTCGGGCAGACAGTGCTGTACGGCGCCCTGCTGCTCCATATCGCGCTCGCCTTCTGGGCGCTGTTTCGCCGGCGCACCCTCAAGCTTTCGCTCTGGGAGTGGGCGCAGCTCTGTCTCGGTGCGTCGATCATCCCCTTTGGAACCTTGCATGTGGTCGGCACGCGCATCGCCCACGACTACTTCGGCGTGCAGAGCGGCTATCCGTGGGTCCTTGGTTCGCTGGTTGCCGGCACCTGGCTGGGCGTCGTCCGTCAATTCGGCCTCGTGTTCGTGGTCTGGATCCATGCCTGCATCGGCATCCACTTCGCCTGGCGCCTGCGACCCTGGTACCGCACCGCGCTTCCCTATCTCTACGCAATCGCCCTGCTGGTGCCGGCGGCGGGCCTCGGCGGCGCCGCCATCGCCTTGCGCGATTTCGCCGAGCTGGCGCAGCAGCCCGGCTTTCTGAGGAACGTCTTTGAGCAGGCGCACGCGCCGGACGCCCACGGTGTCGCCGCGCTGTACGCGATCTCCAATACGTTGGTGGCGGTCGCGACCGTCCTGTTGCTGGCCTGCCTGGCGGCTCGGCCGCTGCGCGACCTGTGGGAGCGCCGGGCCGGCGTCGTGGTGCTCTTCTATGGCGACCGCAGGACCGTGTCCGCGCCCACGGGTCTCTCCATCCTCGAGATGAGCCGGATCGCGGGCATTCCCCACGCCTCGGTTTGCGGCGGCCGCGGCCGCTGCTCGACCTGCCGGGTGCGGGTCGGCGGCCCCGATCGCCACCTGCTGCCGCCGGCCTCGACGGAAGAGCAGAAGGTGCTGGCCCGCGTCGGCGCCCCGGAAAACGTCCGCCTCGCCTGCCAGCTCCGCCCCCTGCCCGGCCGCTACCGCATCACGCCCCTGTTGCCGGCCTCGGCCGGCCCCCGCGACGCCTATCGGCGCCAGTCCCAGGCGCATGGCGGCGAACGCTACGTCGCCATCCTGTTCGCGGACATCCGCGGCTTCACCTCGATTTCGGAAGGCCGCCTGCCCTACGACGTGGTGTTCCTGCTGAACCGCTATTTCCGCGCCACCGGCCAGGCGGTGCAGGCGGCGGGCGGCCGGCTCGACAAGTTCATCGGCGACGGGGTAATGGCGATCTTCGGCCTCGACGCCGAGCCGCAGGCCGCCTGCCGGGGAGCCCTCGATGGTGCCCGCCGCATGGCACTCGCCCTCGATGATCTCAATGAAGCCCTGGCGGGCGATCTCGACCAGCCCCTGCGCATCGGCATCGGCCTGCATGCGGGCCCGGCGATCGTGGGCGAGATGGGCTTCGAGCGCACCTCGTCGCTGACCGCGATCGGCGACACGGTCAACACCGCGAGCCGACTCGAGACGCTCACCAAGGATTTCGGCGTCGAGCTGGTGGTGTCGCAGGATCTGCTCGACCGGGCGGGCGTCGATCTCTCCGGCGCGGCGCGTCACGACGTCGAGATTCGCGGCCGGCAGGGACGGCTGGCGGTACGCGCCCTGCCGCGCGCCAGCGATCTCACGAGCTTGTCATCTTAA